One Candidatus Lokiarchaeota archaeon genomic region harbors:
- a CDS encoding aspartate ammonia-lyase: MTNEEQDYRVESDLIGERKVPAEVYWGVQTLRAQENFGVSRVPLANYPTLVQSLAMVKKACAQANKELGHLKPEYAHAIFQACDEIIEGQMIDEFTVDMLQGGAGTSTNMNMNEVLASRANEILGYTRNSMEPVSANDHANMSQSTNDVYPTAIKIAMIYGFRELSDGLRDLIVALDRKAEEFRDVLKLGRTEMQDAVPIMLGQEFSAWSAALKRDLLRIGSAMDVLKTHNIGATAIGTSLNADPKYIKLAEKYLREVTGLDELTTAANLIDDTQNSDEFVHASGLLKVNATNLSKICGDIILMSSGPVGGFHEIRLPGVQPGSSIMPGKVNPVIPEMVMQCAFQVLGHDTVISFAAQEGQLELNAFEPLIAYNFFQALKVLKNCIPILAEKCIRGIEPNPAGLDAVHKSVGLVTALNPVIGYKAATRIAKKVLDTGNSIREIALEEGVMDEEWLDFLLDPERMTRPESRGDEPPSKGA; this comes from the coding sequence TTGACGAATGAAGAGCAGGATTACCGAGTTGAGAGCGATCTTATTGGAGAACGGAAGGTACCAGCCGAAGTCTACTGGGGAGTGCAAACCCTTCGCGCTCAAGAGAATTTTGGCGTGTCAAGGGTACCGCTTGCAAACTATCCGACTCTTGTCCAATCTCTCGCTATGGTGAAAAAGGCCTGTGCACAAGCCAATAAGGAACTTGGACATCTAAAACCAGAATATGCCCATGCAATTTTTCAAGCCTGTGATGAGATAATCGAAGGGCAGATGATTGACGAGTTCACTGTTGATATGCTACAGGGGGGTGCTGGAACAAGCACGAACATGAATATGAATGAGGTACTTGCATCTCGAGCGAATGAGATACTCGGCTATACCCGAAATTCCATGGAGCCCGTTTCAGCCAATGATCATGCTAACATGTCGCAGAGCACCAACGATGTTTATCCTACAGCTATCAAGATTGCCATGATTTACGGATTCAGAGAGCTTTCAGATGGTCTCCGAGACCTCATTGTTGCACTAGATAGGAAAGCAGAGGAATTCAGAGACGTGCTGAAACTGGGCCGCACGGAAATGCAGGACGCAGTACCAATCATGTTGGGTCAGGAGTTTTCAGCTTGGTCTGCAGCCCTGAAGAGGGATTTGCTGAGGATTGGGTCCGCCATGGATGTGTTGAAAACGCACAATATTGGGGCGACCGCGATTGGGACCTCTCTCAATGCAGACCCGAAATACATCAAACTGGCTGAGAAGTACCTTCGAGAAGTTACTGGGTTGGACGAGCTCACTACGGCAGCAAATCTTATCGATGACACACAGAACAGCGATGAATTCGTCCACGCTTCAGGCCTTCTCAAAGTAAACGCTACGAATCTCAGCAAAATTTGTGGAGACATTATCTTGATGTCTTCAGGACCAGTCGGCGGTTTTCACGAAATAAGGCTCCCTGGTGTGCAGCCCGGATCTTCCATCATGCCAGGCAAGGTCAATCCTGTTATCCCAGAAATGGTCATGCAATGCGCCTTTCAGGTGCTGGGTCATGATACTGTTATTTCATTCGCGGCTCAGGAAGGTCAGCTTGAATTGAACGCTTTTGAACCCTTGATTGCGTACAATTTCTTTCAAGCACTCAAGGTACTGAAGAACTGCATCCCCATATTGGCCGAGAAGTGCATCAGGGGCATTGAACCAAATCCAGCTGGATTAGATGCCGTCCACAAAAGTGTGGGCTTGGTTACTGCACTGAATCCAGTTATTGGCTATAAGGCAGCCACCCGAATTGCTAAGAAGGTTCTGGACACAGGAAATTCCATTCGAGAGATTGCCCTTGAAGAAGGTGTTATGGATGAAGAGTGGCTGGATTTCCTTTTGGATCCTGAACGAATGACTCGGCCAGAAAGCAGGGGCGATGAACCCCCAAGCAAAGGGGCATAA
- a CDS encoding thioredoxin family protein: MVRIDIEVIGSKPPCSNCEKLFENAENAAKEFASSEISIEVSHRDVSSREVIQEYGALVSPALAINGTVKIMGRVAETKEIQKLLEKF, encoded by the coding sequence ATGGTTCGTATCGATATCGAAGTAATTGGATCCAAACCCCCATGCTCCAATTGTGAGAAGCTTTTTGAAAACGCGGAGAATGCAGCTAAGGAATTCGCTAGCTCAGAAATCAGTATTGAAGTATCCCACCGTGATGTTTCGTCGAGGGAAGTTATTCAAGAATATGGAGCGTTGGTCAGTCCAGCTCTAGCAATCAATGGAACAGTCAAAATCATGGGCCGAGTAGCAGAAACCAAAGAAATCCAGAAGTTACTTGAGAAATTCTAA
- the ggt gene encoding gamma-glutamyltransferase, producing the protein MVFWRRPTGRSDVIANQGVVASSQPLATQAGLKMLRQGGNAVDAAIAAAATLDVVEPFSTGCGGDAFALLHQPGASEPLAFNGSGRAGSLVSLDELQNRGWNHIPKRGGGPVTVPGAMHLWEYLVEQYGELDLDKVLAPAIHYAENGFPVSPVIAEVWNLLLPVLQNETASEVFTIDGRAPKPGEKMSNPGLAKTFREVAKNGVTAFYSGEIAESIVKTVQEHGGFLTKEDLAAHETDETSPISTSYRGVDIFEHAPNGQGFAALEMLNMMEEFDISDLGHLSADRYHIMIEAKKLAYADLYQHNADPDFYQVPLAQLLSKEYAPERSKRINLDSAMEVPDSGVDLGTDTIYLATADQEGRAVSFINSLYMGFGSGLVVPEWGIKLQNRGRLFSLDPDHPNCYEPGKRPFHTIIPGAAYMDDDLLGVFGIMGGPHQAQAHAQFVSNVLDYEISPQEALDHPRFHHDQDSNTVAFENGIPPQAQGELRKRGHEIAHETMAGFGGGQAIFRLENAWIAGSDFRKDGQAAGF; encoded by the coding sequence ATGGTCTTCTGGCGTAGGCCCACAGGCAGATCTGATGTTATTGCAAATCAAGGCGTTGTCGCTTCATCCCAGCCACTGGCTACGCAGGCTGGCTTGAAGATGCTCCGACAAGGAGGGAATGCAGTAGATGCAGCAATAGCTGCAGCAGCCACCCTTGATGTTGTTGAGCCTTTCTCAACCGGTTGCGGTGGCGATGCTTTTGCTCTCCTTCATCAGCCTGGAGCATCAGAACCTCTGGCATTCAATGGATCAGGACGAGCAGGTTCACTAGTTAGTCTTGATGAGCTACAGAACCGCGGATGGAATCACATTCCAAAGCGGGGCGGGGGACCTGTAACCGTTCCTGGAGCAATGCACCTTTGGGAGTACCTTGTCGAGCAGTATGGTGAGCTGGACTTAGATAAAGTCTTAGCCCCAGCCATTCACTACGCTGAGAATGGCTTTCCAGTATCTCCGGTTATAGCTGAAGTTTGGAATTTACTTTTACCGGTACTGCAAAACGAAACCGCATCAGAGGTTTTCACTATCGATGGCAGAGCACCAAAACCAGGTGAGAAGATGAGCAATCCTGGATTGGCTAAGACCTTCAGAGAAGTAGCTAAAAACGGGGTTACAGCTTTCTATTCGGGCGAGATTGCAGAAAGCATCGTTAAAACGGTACAAGAACACGGGGGCTTCTTGACCAAAGAAGACCTAGCTGCTCATGAGACAGATGAGACTTCACCGATTTCCACATCCTACCGAGGCGTTGATATTTTCGAACATGCGCCAAATGGACAAGGTTTTGCGGCTCTTGAAATGTTGAATATGATGGAAGAGTTCGATATCTCTGACCTTGGCCATCTTTCTGCTGACAGATATCACATCATGATTGAAGCGAAGAAGTTGGCTTACGCTGACCTGTATCAGCACAATGCGGATCCTGACTTCTATCAGGTACCCCTAGCGCAATTGCTCTCTAAAGAATACGCTCCTGAGCGGTCAAAACGCATCAATTTGGATTCTGCGATGGAGGTACCTGATTCGGGTGTTGACCTGGGAACCGATACAATATATCTGGCAACTGCTGACCAAGAGGGCCGAGCGGTTTCTTTCATCAATAGCTTGTATATGGGATTCGGTAGCGGGCTTGTGGTTCCAGAGTGGGGTATCAAACTGCAGAATAGAGGTAGGCTGTTTTCCCTCGATCCTGACCATCCAAATTGCTATGAACCCGGGAAGCGACCGTTTCACACGATTATCCCTGGAGCAGCTTATATGGACGATGACTTACTGGGGGTATTTGGAATCATGGGCGGTCCACATCAGGCGCAAGCCCACGCTCAATTTGTGAGCAATGTTTTGGACTACGAAATATCGCCGCAAGAAGCGTTGGATCACCCGCGATTTCATCATGATCAGGATTCCAACACAGTAGCTTTTGAAAATGGCATTCCCCCCCAAGCGCAAGGTGAATTAAGGAAGAGAGGTCATGAGATTGCGCACGAGACAATGGCTGGGTTTGGAGGCGGGCAAGCCATCTTCCGTTTAGAGAATGCTTGGATAGCAGGTTCTGATTTCCGAAAAGACGGACAAGCTGCCGGATTCTAA
- a CDS encoding aldehyde ferredoxin oxidoreductase — MSKILRINMTDQSHEWEDLPEEWKTLAGRAFTSTVVAEEVDPTCHPLRKNNKFVISPGLLAGTPAPSSGRLSVGAKSPLTGGIKEANAGGLTATRLGKLGIRGIIIEGRPPEDDDNWYSIFISKDKVEIKETNDYAGMGLYDLIDKIWNDYDNRPGIIGCGVAGQREHLNSGIFGNNIENSDPGRYAGRGGLGAVLGSKRVIAVISDDSGCNSPEPEDEDVFREGRGKLATALNDHPVTGRLKDEDGQPYGGLKNYGTNVLQNIINEAGGLPVRNFAKGQWDGAAKVSGEAVHELVDETNEKFGDEAEGKYGHPCHPGCIMACSNVVPSSETGKAIVSPLEYESAWGLGSNLEIDNLEHVAELNRLCNDLGLDTIETANAIAMFMEAGKIDFGDGEAAIELLKQAYDPDSAEGALICSGAKVAGEALGVERIPVVKGQSLPAYDPRAIRGIGVTYATSTMGADHTSGYTIAAEILGIKGEVTDPREIEKADLSRTFQATTAYIDSSGYCVFIAFAILDDDDGFAGMTETVNGFLGTEVDVTDYGMHVLEIEREFNKKAGFTKEDDRLPEFFYDEELPPHNVTFDVPDEELDAVHK; from the coding sequence ATGAGTAAGATCCTTAGAATCAATATGACAGACCAATCTCATGAGTGGGAAGATCTCCCGGAAGAGTGGAAGACCCTTGCAGGACGGGCTTTCACTTCGACTGTTGTTGCTGAAGAGGTTGATCCAACATGTCATCCTCTCCGGAAGAACAACAAATTCGTCATCTCGCCAGGTCTTTTGGCTGGTACCCCAGCTCCTTCATCAGGAAGGCTAAGTGTCGGTGCCAAGTCTCCCTTGACTGGCGGAATCAAAGAGGCGAATGCCGGAGGACTTACCGCAACGAGATTGGGTAAGCTTGGAATACGTGGCATTATCATTGAAGGAAGGCCGCCGGAAGATGATGATAACTGGTACTCCATTTTCATTTCAAAAGATAAGGTGGAAATCAAGGAGACCAACGATTATGCAGGAATGGGTCTCTATGACCTCATCGACAAAATCTGGAATGACTACGATAATAGACCCGGCATTATTGGCTGTGGAGTAGCAGGTCAGCGTGAGCATCTCAACTCGGGGATTTTCGGAAATAATATCGAGAACAGTGACCCCGGAAGATACGCTGGACGCGGTGGTCTGGGTGCTGTCCTTGGCTCGAAACGAGTTATCGCGGTAATTAGTGATGATTCCGGCTGTAACAGCCCTGAACCTGAAGACGAGGATGTCTTCAGGGAGGGCAGGGGGAAGCTTGCTACGGCTCTCAATGATCATCCCGTTACTGGCAGACTGAAGGATGAAGACGGACAGCCCTACGGTGGTTTGAAGAACTATGGCACCAACGTGCTGCAGAACATCATCAATGAGGCTGGAGGATTACCGGTCAGGAATTTTGCTAAAGGTCAATGGGACGGTGCTGCTAAGGTTTCTGGGGAAGCGGTTCATGAACTCGTAGACGAAACGAACGAGAAATTCGGCGATGAAGCGGAAGGCAAGTATGGCCATCCTTGTCACCCTGGATGCATAATGGCTTGCTCCAATGTAGTCCCCTCAAGTGAAACTGGTAAGGCAATTGTATCTCCGCTTGAGTACGAAAGCGCCTGGGGGCTTGGAAGCAATCTAGAAATCGACAACCTTGAGCATGTGGCTGAGCTCAACAGGCTGTGCAATGACCTGGGTCTTGACACAATTGAGACGGCCAATGCGATTGCGATGTTCATGGAAGCAGGGAAGATTGACTTCGGCGATGGTGAAGCAGCCATAGAACTGCTGAAGCAAGCGTACGACCCGGACTCAGCGGAAGGTGCCCTCATCTGTTCCGGCGCAAAGGTGGCAGGCGAGGCTTTGGGTGTTGAGAGAATCCCGGTTGTCAAAGGCCAGTCACTCCCTGCATACGATCCGAGAGCCATTCGCGGAATTGGAGTGACCTACGCAACCTCAACAATGGGAGCCGACCACACTTCAGGTTATACAATTGCAGCTGAGATTCTTGGCATCAAAGGCGAAGTCACTGATCCTCGCGAGATTGAGAAAGCCGACCTATCACGCACATTCCAGGCAACGACGGCGTACATTGACAGCAGTGGCTACTGTGTATTCATCGCTTTCGCCATCCTTGATGATGACGATGGCTTTGCTGGCATGACCGAGACTGTTAATGGCTTCCTTGGAACTGAAGTCGACGTAACTGACTATGGCATGCATGTACTGGAGATTGAGCGCGAATTCAACAAGAAGGCAGGTTTCACGAAAGAGGATGATAGGCTGCCTGAATTCTTCTATGATGAAGAGCTACCGCCGCATAATGTGACCTTCGATGTGCCTGATGAGGAACTAGACGCAGTACACAAATAG
- a CDS encoding tetratricopeptide repeat protein — MSENRERDLDEVSALSRTDNAGVFYRMGTLLALSGDHRGAADVYRKALDIDPHFSDARYALGLALAYLGNHEGAANNFEKVIRLKSDFSDAWNALGTAYAHLGHYQDALEKLEQAIRLQPDYSGAWRNLGWVLLNLQRDKLATDKLKTAVKLNPHDATAWTLLGVGLERLGQYEEASEMFQKAIEHDPESTEAWFSLGVVLLRTREYDGAVDKFKKMLSIDQEQGCELLLDLTLDLSVNMPDRVRQFIHEEYDKQF, encoded by the coding sequence GTGTCTGAAAACCGAGAAAGAGACCTTGATGAAGTTTCCGCGCTTTCACGTACAGACAATGCAGGCGTCTTCTATCGAATGGGCACCTTGCTTGCGCTATCAGGTGACCATCGTGGTGCTGCTGATGTCTACAGGAAAGCATTGGACATTGATCCTCACTTCTCCGATGCGCGCTATGCGCTGGGCTTAGCTCTTGCATATCTCGGGAATCACGAAGGTGCAGCAAACAATTTTGAGAAAGTTATTAGGTTGAAATCAGATTTCTCTGATGCATGGAATGCTCTTGGCACAGCGTATGCACACTTAGGTCATTACCAAGATGCGCTTGAGAAGTTAGAACAGGCAATTCGATTACAGCCGGACTATTCTGGCGCATGGCGCAATCTTGGTTGGGTATTGCTGAATCTGCAAAGAGATAAGCTAGCCACAGATAAGCTCAAAACTGCAGTTAAACTGAATCCGCACGATGCCACAGCATGGACGTTGCTCGGGGTCGGGTTGGAACGGCTAGGGCAGTACGAAGAAGCCTCTGAAATGTTCCAGAAAGCTATCGAACATGATCCGGAATCTACAGAAGCATGGTTTTCTTTGGGAGTCGTCCTTCTCAGAACCAGAGAGTATGATGGGGCAGTTGATAAATTCAAGAAGATGCTTTCCATTGACCAGGAGCAGGGCTGTGAACTCCTTCTTGATTTGACATTGGATCTTTCCGTGAATATGCCGGACCGGGTCAGACAATTTATACATGAGGAGTACGATAAACAATTCTGA
- a CDS encoding MoaD/ThiS family protein has translation MEVRVKLYATLSQYAPEGTKIGEAFSVELENGTIRKLIHTIGFSEEKTRIIMVNGDQTKDLDRQLKDSDLVVIFPPVGGGDSS, from the coding sequence ATGGAAGTACGTGTTAAGCTCTACGCCACTCTTAGCCAATATGCACCGGAGGGAACTAAAATAGGCGAAGCTTTCTCGGTGGAGCTTGAGAATGGAACTATCCGAAAGCTAATTCATACGATAGGTTTCTCCGAAGAAAAAACGCGCATCATCATGGTTAACGGAGATCAGACAAAAGACTTGGATCGCCAATTGAAGGACAGCGACCTGGTTGTTATTTTTCCGCCAGTGGGGGGCGGCGACAGCAGTTAG
- a CDS encoding MBL fold metallo-hydrolase yields the protein MDVTTIVSKGLAALSYFVESKNEAIVIDPRRDAQIYEEMALERNVDIKYVLESHRNEDLIIGSLELQNLVPSLEIIHSKHGAPFKYGEHNVGDGEKFEVGDLEVECIYTPGHTNDSVCYAVTDTSTGDDPVAVFTGDTLFVNDVGRTDLVDIKKHEEQSRKLYHSLHDKVLELPDSTIVYPAHGAGSVCGADMAARPVTTIGYERMNNPWLNKDEEEFVEGRLNSNLMIPDYFTRCEVYNLEGPPLLSEVQRPRLLGMRKFAELMHQDDHVVLDTRTPSSFVSKHIPDSIFMGLQMMGIFLGWVADYEDNYLVVVEDSSQLETAWNYMVRLGYDGFVGALSGGLMGWEHSGRPVASVSSPTSSKLKQWIDANGLQIIDVREEHEVHGNLIPGSRLTPLTEIRDHIGDLDPNKKTISVCPSGFRSTIGASILKREGFEDVAVPLGGTHAWENHGYELA from the coding sequence ATGGACGTCACAACTATTGTATCAAAGGGTTTGGCTGCTCTTTCTTATTTTGTTGAATCTAAGAACGAAGCTATCGTTATTGATCCGCGAAGGGATGCGCAGATTTACGAAGAAATGGCACTAGAGAGGAACGTCGATATCAAATACGTATTAGAAAGCCACAGAAATGAGGACCTAATCATAGGCTCATTGGAACTTCAGAATCTGGTTCCGTCGCTCGAGATCATTCACAGCAAACATGGAGCTCCCTTCAAGTATGGAGAGCATAATGTTGGAGACGGCGAGAAATTTGAGGTTGGGGACTTGGAGGTCGAGTGCATTTACACCCCGGGCCACACAAATGATAGTGTCTGCTATGCAGTAACGGACACATCGACTGGTGATGATCCGGTTGCTGTTTTCACAGGTGATACGCTCTTTGTGAATGATGTGGGAAGAACAGATTTGGTCGATATCAAGAAGCACGAGGAGCAATCACGAAAGCTGTATCACAGTTTGCATGACAAAGTGCTCGAGCTCCCTGATTCTACTATCGTATATCCGGCGCATGGAGCTGGTTCTGTTTGTGGTGCAGATATGGCAGCTCGCCCGGTTACAACAATCGGTTATGAGCGGATGAATAATCCGTGGCTGAACAAGGACGAGGAGGAATTCGTGGAAGGCAGGCTAAATTCGAATCTGATGATACCTGACTACTTCACGCGCTGTGAGGTGTACAATCTTGAAGGACCGCCGTTGTTATCCGAGGTCCAACGTCCACGCCTTCTTGGGATGAGGAAATTCGCGGAACTGATGCACCAGGATGACCACGTGGTTCTTGACACTCGCACACCAAGCTCCTTTGTCAGCAAGCATATTCCGGATTCGATTTTCATGGGCTTACAGATGATGGGCATCTTCCTGGGCTGGGTAGCCGATTACGAAGATAACTACCTAGTCGTGGTTGAAGATTCCTCACAGCTGGAAACTGCATGGAACTACATGGTTCGCCTTGGCTACGACGGCTTCGTTGGTGCGCTTAGTGGTGGTTTGATGGGCTGGGAACATAGCGGAAGACCAGTTGCAAGTGTCAGTAGTCCGACCTCTTCAAAATTGAAACAATGGATCGATGCTAATGGGCTACAGATTATTGATGTACGAGAAGAGCATGAGGTCCATGGCAATCTCATTCCTGGCAGCAGGCTCACACCTCTTACGGAAATCCGTGACCACATCGGGGATTTAGACCCGAACAAGAAGACCATCTCGGTGTGCCCGTCCGGTTTCAGGAGTACAATAGGAGCAAGCATTCTGAAGCGAGAAGGTTTCGAAGATGTGGCTGTTCCTCTAGGCGGGACACACGCTTGGGAAAACCATGGTTATGAACTGGCTTAG
- a CDS encoding carbonic anhydrase: MVTIDEALERLRNGNKRFIEGDLECNIGEERRLELKGGQSPFATILGCSDSRVPIELIFDQGLGELFIIRTAGNIIDDIALGSLEYGGAHCNTPVLMVLGHQDCGAVGAAAKGDPLQGSMQKIADNIQPVLDSVDHDLPFDELVDQAVRKNIERVIEDIKNQSPLLQGLAETGKMKFVGAYYSFDTGEVEFFL; the protein is encoded by the coding sequence ATGGTAACGATAGATGAAGCCCTAGAAAGACTGAGAAATGGAAACAAGAGATTCATTGAAGGAGATTTGGAATGTAATATTGGAGAAGAGAGAAGACTTGAGCTTAAAGGAGGGCAATCTCCTTTTGCTACAATTCTAGGATGTTCTGATAGCCGTGTACCAATCGAGCTAATATTTGATCAGGGACTGGGAGAGTTGTTTATCATTCGAACTGCTGGAAACATCATTGATGATATTGCTCTAGGCAGCTTGGAATATGGTGGCGCACACTGCAATACTCCAGTTCTGATGGTTTTGGGTCATCAAGATTGTGGGGCGGTTGGAGCTGCTGCCAAAGGCGACCCATTGCAAGGAAGCATGCAAAAAATTGCCGATAATATCCAACCGGTCTTAGACTCGGTAGACCACGACTTGCCATTTGATGAGCTAGTTGATCAAGCGGTGCGAAAGAACATTGAACGTGTAATTGAAGATATCAAGAACCAAAGCCCATTACTTCAGGGACTCGCAGAAACTGGCAAAATGAAATTTGTGGGTGCATACTACAGCTTTGACACTGGTGAGGTTGAGTTCTTCCTTTAA
- a CDS encoding signal peptidase I yields the protein MEKVRTALKWDQRSELVKTLFLLAVVVIATFGGYGIFMLSMGTTSPLVVVTSESMEPALYPGDLLILQGRPAEDIAVGDIIVYEDDWHGSAPIVHRVVSIEVENGNYYYFTQGDNNAIIDPGNRTYDEVVGVMILRIPAVGHLSLFLRTPLGIATTAVIFVLILVVPEFACHEEEETAHGTPNGGTESSKTD from the coding sequence ATGGAAAAGGTGCGAACAGCACTCAAATGGGACCAGCGTTCAGAATTGGTCAAGACGCTTTTTCTTCTAGCGGTAGTAGTCATTGCTACTTTTGGCGGGTACGGTATATTCATGCTCTCAATGGGTACAACATCTCCGCTTGTGGTAGTCACAAGCGAATCTATGGAGCCAGCTCTTTATCCCGGCGATCTGTTGATTCTCCAAGGTCGACCAGCGGAGGATATTGCAGTTGGGGATATTATCGTCTATGAAGACGATTGGCATGGCAGTGCTCCTATAGTGCATCGCGTTGTTTCAATCGAAGTCGAGAACGGGAATTACTATTATTTCACGCAGGGTGATAACAACGCAATAATAGACCCGGGAAACAGGACATATGATGAAGTAGTTGGCGTAATGATTCTGCGGATTCCAGCTGTAGGCCACCTAAGTCTGTTTCTCAGAACGCCTCTTGGAATCGCTACGACAGCAGTGATTTTTGTGCTGATTCTGGTGGTACCTGAGTTTGCTTGCCATGAGGAGGAGGAGACCGCTCATGGGACTCCCAATGGAGGGACAGAATCATCCAAAACTGATTAG
- a CDS encoding pyridoxamine 5'-phosphate oxidase family protein — MEISEETQKRLKSLFDSQLNAALATSKDGKPYCCLVSFFVTDDFRYLLFATKRARLKYEQMDANPSVALLIENTKNQPDDVTEAISVSVIGTAEDIEEPNKSVYADRLAERHPKLRQFVHSEDTAIMRVVIEKMYVVTNFESVDVVEP, encoded by the coding sequence ATGGAAATCTCAGAAGAAACACAGAAGAGACTCAAAAGCTTGTTCGACTCACAACTGAATGCTGCACTTGCTACTTCAAAAGACGGAAAGCCGTATTGTTGTTTAGTGTCGTTTTTTGTAACTGATGATTTCAGGTATTTGCTTTTTGCAACCAAGCGAGCTCGCTTGAAGTACGAACAGATGGATGCGAATCCATCAGTTGCTTTACTGATAGAAAATACCAAGAACCAGCCTGATGATGTCACTGAAGCTATTTCTGTTTCGGTAATAGGTACAGCTGAAGACATCGAGGAACCCAACAAATCGGTGTACGCGGATCGATTGGCTGAGCGTCACCCGAAACTCAGGCAATTTGTGCATTCGGAAGATACTGCTATCATGAGGGTGGTAATTGAGAAGATGTATGTTGTGACAAATTTTGAATCCGTGGATGTTGTTGAACCCTAG
- a CDS encoding MFS transporter, translated as MLDSETDEDFVDTRTSKVARFALLSAISRLGRSFRGIALPLFVVFSGFEEAFYGIIVAAAGYASALFLFPAGHLSDKKGRGVSILLGGIISGTTLFLLPFFSSRNIILILYGITGIGSGFMRTSVSTLLADYTERGEERTQSYGYTTAIGILTGMVGAFLAGLILDTQFFTWIDAEIVRYIVVFTIMGTFRFATGITGFMTERWLQNHEEIEICEPTELEDPLPDSAENDAKTATLFGIGRIMMGFSSGLVVPYLILWIDTAFTPAPSLLGIIKSLSSLTLATGTLAVGLSSEKVGKLKMITLLYILAPILMFGMVNSPILILSAVFYISRMAVANMARPARSSLLMEQLSAQRRGKSVAVTSIMWTFPRQTGTLIAALIMGLFGGIVTFGRLFFPIALVLYPISVIPAYIAVRRNERLRRTHQIESEDVT; from the coding sequence ATGTTAGACAGCGAAACGGATGAAGATTTCGTTGATACCCGAACAAGCAAAGTAGCTCGTTTCGCCCTTTTGTCAGCAATTTCTAGACTCGGACGTTCTTTTAGGGGCATCGCCCTACCTCTCTTCGTCGTGTTTAGTGGATTCGAAGAAGCCTTCTATGGTATCATAGTAGCGGCCGCAGGTTACGCGTCAGCATTATTCCTGTTTCCTGCCGGACACCTTAGTGATAAGAAAGGTCGAGGTGTTTCCATCTTACTTGGTGGAATCATTAGCGGAACTACATTGTTTCTGTTGCCATTTTTCAGCAGTAGAAACATAATCCTCATTCTCTACGGCATCACCGGGATAGGCTCCGGATTCATGAGAACATCGGTGAGTACACTCCTAGCAGACTACACGGAGCGAGGTGAAGAGCGTACCCAATCATACGGTTATACTACGGCTATCGGGATATTGACGGGAATGGTTGGTGCATTCCTCGCAGGTTTGATTCTGGACACCCAATTTTTCACTTGGATTGACGCTGAAATAGTCAGATACATCGTTGTATTCACAATAATGGGCACTTTCAGATTTGCCACAGGCATAACCGGTTTTATGACAGAGCGATGGTTGCAAAATCACGAAGAAATAGAGATTTGTGAACCTACGGAACTGGAGGATCCCTTGCCCGATTCGGCTGAAAATGATGCCAAAACCGCGACTTTGTTTGGAATCGGGCGTATTATGATGGGGTTCAGCAGCGGCTTGGTTGTGCCATATCTCATTCTATGGATAGATACAGCATTCACTCCTGCCCCTTCACTCTTAGGTATCATCAAGTCACTATCTAGCTTAACCCTAGCGACAGGAACTCTGGCCGTGGGCCTTAGTAGTGAGAAAGTAGGCAAGCTGAAGATGATAACGTTGCTCTATATCCTCGCACCAATTCTCATGTTTGGAATGGTAAACTCACCTATTCTTATTTTATCTGCTGTTTTCTATATTTCCAGAATGGCAGTAGCAAATATGGCCAGGCCAGCCAGGAGTTCTCTTCTTATGGAGCAGTTATCGGCACAAAGGCGTGGAAAAAGTGTCGCAGTTACTAGCATCATGTGGACTTTTCCGCGTCAGACAGGGACCCTCATAGCAGCTCTCATCATGGGGCTTTTCGGAGGTATTGTCACCTTCGGTAGGCTGTTTTTCCCCATTGCACTCGTACTGTATCCGATATCTGTGATTCCTGCATATATTGCGGTTCGCAGAAATGAGCGACTACGCCGGACACATCAAATTGAAAGCGAAGATGTTACCTAA